The Gemmatimonadota bacterium genome window below encodes:
- a CDS encoding thiamine pyrophosphate-requiring protein, whose protein sequence is MTGNEAIAKILKAEGLDWFSCFPHHPLIDACAIEGLRPILCRQERAGVNIADGFSRIRNGKTIGVFMMQMGPGAENAFGGVAQAYADSVPVLLLPGGPPRSRAGAELAFESVENYRGITKWVSNINSAARIPEMMGRAYSLLKQGKPGPVMLEIPGDVGEEEIPDDAFEYTPVKPFRSGAAPEDVRDLVTALLKSRCPVISAGQGVLYAEATDALIEFAEWTKTPVMTTLAGKSAFPETHPLSLGTGAASHSLMVAEYLKKTDFFFGIGTSMTSGFKSDVPAGAALAQCVVSHGDLNKEHRVDYGAVGDAGVVLRQMVEVAKRQLDGRPRDDERGDIEEIARLKAAWLAEWEPRFRSDEVPLSPYRVFREIAGVVDGRRTIITHDSGYPREQLAPFWESVTPRSYIGWGASTQLGYGLGLAIGAKIANPDKQVVNVMGDAAFGMAGLDVETAVRSEIPIITVVLNNGVMTHYDHHMAYASERWGSNRLGGDYSAVGAGLGAYAEKVTTPDQIAPAMRRAVEANREGRPAVIETITRVEEHTSRY, encoded by the coding sequence ATGACCGGAAATGAAGCCATTGCGAAGATCCTGAAGGCGGAGGGGCTGGACTGGTTCAGCTGTTTTCCCCACCATCCCCTCATCGACGCCTGCGCGATCGAGGGCCTGCGTCCCATCCTCTGCCGGCAGGAACGGGCCGGCGTCAATATCGCCGATGGATTCAGCCGGATTCGGAACGGGAAGACCATCGGGGTTTTCATGATGCAGATGGGACCCGGTGCGGAGAACGCCTTCGGCGGCGTGGCCCAGGCCTACGCGGATTCGGTGCCCGTCCTGCTGCTGCCCGGCGGCCCGCCGCGGTCCCGCGCGGGCGCCGAACTGGCCTTCGAATCGGTGGAAAACTACCGGGGCATCACCAAGTGGGTCTCGAACATCAACTCGGCGGCACGGATTCCAGAGATGATGGGGCGGGCGTACAGCCTGCTGAAGCAGGGCAAGCCGGGGCCGGTCATGCTGGAGATCCCCGGGGACGTGGGCGAGGAGGAGATCCCTGACGACGCATTTGAGTATACCCCCGTAAAACCGTTCAGAAGCGGCGCAGCGCCGGAGGACGTCCGGGATCTGGTCACCGCCCTGCTGAAGTCCAGATGCCCGGTCATCAGCGCCGGCCAGGGCGTGCTGTACGCCGAGGCCACCGATGCGCTGATCGAGTTCGCCGAATGGACGAAGACCCCGGTCATGACCACGTTGGCCGGCAAGAGCGCCTTCCCCGAAACCCATCCCCTGTCCCTGGGCACGGGAGCGGCCTCCCATTCCCTGATGGTGGCGGAATACCTGAAGAAGACCGATTTCTTCTTCGGCATCGGCACGAGCATGACTTCAGGGTTCAAATCGGATGTGCCGGCGGGCGCGGCGCTCGCCCAGTGCGTCGTCAGCCACGGGGACCTGAACAAGGAGCACCGCGTCGACTACGGCGCGGTGGGCGACGCGGGGGTGGTGCTGCGGCAGATGGTCGAGGTAGCGAAACGTCAGCTCGACGGGCGGCCCCGGGACGATGAGCGGGGCGATATCGAGGAAATCGCACGGCTCAAGGCGGCGTGGTTGGCCGAATGGGAACCCCGTTTCCGCTCCGACGAGGTGCCCCTGAGCCCGTACCGCGTGTTCCGGGAGATCGCCGGGGTAGTGGACGGCAGGCGCACGATCATCACCCACGATTCGGGGTATCCGCGGGAGCAGCTCGCACCCTTCTGGGAGTCGGTAACGCCGAGGAGCTACATCGGCTGGGGCGCCTCCACGCAACTGGGTTACGGGCTGGGGCTGGCCATCGGTGCCAAGATCGCCAACCCGGACAAGCAGGTCGTCAACGTCATGGGCGACGCCGCCTTCGGCATGGCCGGCCTGGACGTGGAAACCGCCGTGCGGTCGGAGATCCCCATCATCACGGTGGTCTTGAACAACGGGGTCATGACCCATTACGACCATCACATGGCCTATGCGTCGGAACGCTGGGGGAGCAACCGGCTGGGCGGAGATTACTCCGCGGTCGGCGCCGGCCTGGGCGCTTACGCGGAGAAGGTGACCACGCCC